The Achromobacter spanius genome includes the window CGGCAGCCGCGTGGTCGCCCTGCGCGTGCCCGGCGGCGCGGAAATGTCCCGCAGCGAAATCGACGGCTACACGCAGTTCGTCGGCATCTACGGCGCCAAGGGCCTGGCCTACATCAAGGTCAACGAAGTGGCCAAGGGCCGTGATGGCCTGCAATCGCCCATCGTCAAGAACCTGCACGACGCCGCGCTGGCCGAACTGGTCAAGCGCACCGGCGCGCAAGATGGCGACATCATTTTCTTTGGCGCGGATCGCGAGAAGGTCGTCAACGACGCCATCGGCGCGCTGCGCGTGAAGATCGGCCACAGCGAATTCGGCAAGAAGACGGGCCTGTTCGAAGCCGGTTGGCAGCCGCTGTGGGTGGTTGACTTCCCGATGTTCGAATACGACGAGGAAGACGGCCGCTACACCGCTGCCCACCACCCGTTCACCAGCCCGAAGGACGGCCACGAAGACTTCCTGGAAACCGATCCCAGCAAGGCGTTCGCCAAGGCCTACGACATGGTGCTGAACGGTTGGGAAATCGGCGGCGGCTCGGTCCGTATCCACCGCGAAGAAGTGCAAAGCAAGGTGTTCCGCGCGCTGAAGATCGGCGCCGAGGAAGCCCAGGAAAAGTTCGGCTACCTGCTGGACGCGCTGCAGTATGGCGCGCCTCCGCACGGTGGTATCGCGTTCGGTCTGGACCGCATCGTCACGATGATGACCGGCGCCGAATCGATCCGCGACGTGATCGCCTTCCCGAAGACGCAACGCGCTCAGGATCTGCTGACGCAAGCGCCTTCCGAAGTCGACGAAAAGCAGCTGCGCGAATTGCACATCCGCTTGCGTAACGTCGAAAAGTAAGGGACCCCCCCGAGGCGCCGGGGGCGCCTCCCCCCCAGGGGGGCGCCTCACGGGACCGGCGGAGCCGGATCCTCGGCGGCCCGGCTTGTGGCGCGGCATGGGCTTGCGGCGGGTTGCGTTCTTTGGCGGCTTGGCTTGCGATAAGTGTGTTCTTGTTGCGGCTAGGGCTTGCTGAATTGGAGTAATCTGGCAAACGCCGCTTTGTTGGCGGTGCTTGCCGGGGCTGCTTTTGGGCCCGGCTTGTGGTTCCTCTGCTTTCAAAGGCGCCATCGCTTTTATGTCGCTCATCCGTGTCGTCAGCTACAACATTCACAAGGGCCGTTCGGCATTGGGCCGGCTCGACTCCCTGAATGAACTTCGCTTGGGGCTGTATGGCCTGCGCCCAGATTTGGTCTTCCTGCAGGAAGTCCAGGGCCGCAACGAGCAACGATCCCTGCTCCACGCGCAACACGAATCCCTGGCCGCCGCCTTGCGGCTGGACGTGGCTTACGGCCGCAATGCTGTCCGCCACGCCACGGACCATGGCAACGCGCTGCTGTCGCGCTTTCCCATTCTTGATCACGAAAACCTCGACATCTCCGACCATCGCCTGGAGCAACGTGGCCTGCTGCATGCGCGCATCGACGTGGGCGACCGGCCGGTGCATTGCTTTGTGGTGCATCTGGGCCTGTTTGCCGGCAGCCGCACGCGCCAGGTGCTGGCGTTGACCGAGCGGATCCGACGCATGGTGCCGGACGGTGAGCCCATTCTGATCGCAGGGGATTTCAACGATTGGAA containing:
- a CDS encoding endonuclease/exonuclease/phosphatase family protein, translated to MSLIRVVSYNIHKGRSALGRLDSLNELRLGLYGLRPDLVFLQEVQGRNEQRSLLHAQHESLAAALRLDVAYGRNAVRHATDHGNALLSRFPILDHENLDISDHRLEQRGLLHARIDVGDRPVHCFVVHLGLFAGSRTRQVLALTERIRRMVPDGEPILIAGDFNDWNDRLAPLFVQQLGLYEVFSHAPRSHGGELPRLRDSVKRLSNALRGLPNGGLSVMERTNQLGMDGSARMLQPPPRTFPAVFPWFRLDRIYQRGFAVRSARVLRGREWARLSDHSPLLAELELP